The proteins below come from a single Corylus avellana chromosome ca3, CavTom2PMs-1.0 genomic window:
- the LOC132175407 gene encoding E3 SUMO-protein ligase MMS21 isoform X2, with product MASTSASRSTGVTGRIQTAASTLYSDNQSLIAVKELENAAVELLATYEDCTHFSSAIHSVGDRCQPVGELTNFKKLFEDEIAKLKASSSSVPQNHPIIRQFREAIWNVHHAGEPMPGEDQDDIVMTSTQCTLLNITCPLSGKPVVDLAEPVRSVECKHVYEKNAIMLYIRSKNARAKCPVAGCPKMLQAQKVLCDPLLLIEIDEMRTMSKQTARTDVIEDCTELDEEGCD from the exons ATGGCCTCCACTTCTGCTTCGCGGTCCACAGGCGTCACCGGAAGAATCCAAACTGCAGCTTCGACACTGTACTCCGACAATCAATCCCTTATCGCT GTGAAAGAGCTTGAAAATGCAGCTGTTGAGTTGCTGGCTACATATGAAGACTGTACACATTTTTCATCAGCAATTCATTCTGTTGGAGATAGGTGCCAGCCTGTAGGAGAG TTAACCAATTTTAAGAAGTTGTTTGAGGATGAGATTGCGAAGCTCAAGGCTAGTTCATCTTCAGTTCCACAAAACCATCCTATAATACGCCAATTTAGAGAAGCTATTTGG AATGTTCATCACGCAGGAGAACCAATGCCAGGTGAAGACCAGGATGACATAGTAATGACTAGTACCCAGTGCACCCTTTTGAATATCACCTGCCCATTAAGTGGAAAGCCTGTTGTTGATCTGGCAGAACCAGTTCGCAG TGTGGAATGCAAGCATGTCTATGAAAAGAATGCAATCATGCTCTACATACGGTCCAAGAATGCACGAGCTAAATGCCCTGTAGCAG GTTGCCCTAAGATGTTGCAGGCGCAAAAAGTGCTGTGTGACCCATTGTTGCTTATTGAAATTGACGAGATGCGCACAATGAGTAAGCAAACTGCTAGGACTGACGTGATAGAAGATTGTACAGAGCTTGATGAAGAAGGGTGTGACTAA
- the LOC132175407 gene encoding E3 SUMO-protein ligase MMS21 isoform X1 → MASTSASRSTGVTGRIQTAASTLYSDNQSLIAEFRKALNMMKEIGVDLERDNQSQMVKELENAAVELLATYEDCTHFSSAIHSVGDRCQPVGELTNFKKLFEDEIAKLKASSSSVPQNHPIIRQFREAIWNVHHAGEPMPGEDQDDIVMTSTQCTLLNITCPLSGKPVVDLAEPVRSVECKHVYEKNAIMLYIRSKNARAKCPVAGCPKMLQAQKVLCDPLLLIEIDEMRTMSKQTARTDVIEDCTELDEEGCD, encoded by the exons ATGGCCTCCACTTCTGCTTCGCGGTCCACAGGCGTCACCGGAAGAATCCAAACTGCAGCTTCGACACTGTACTCCGACAATCAATCCCTTATCGCT GAATTTCGAAAGGCGTTGAATATGATGAAGGAAATTGGGGTTGATTTGGAGAGAGATAATCAGTCTCAGATG GTGAAAGAGCTTGAAAATGCAGCTGTTGAGTTGCTGGCTACATATGAAGACTGTACACATTTTTCATCAGCAATTCATTCTGTTGGAGATAGGTGCCAGCCTGTAGGAGAG TTAACCAATTTTAAGAAGTTGTTTGAGGATGAGATTGCGAAGCTCAAGGCTAGTTCATCTTCAGTTCCACAAAACCATCCTATAATACGCCAATTTAGAGAAGCTATTTGG AATGTTCATCACGCAGGAGAACCAATGCCAGGTGAAGACCAGGATGACATAGTAATGACTAGTACCCAGTGCACCCTTTTGAATATCACCTGCCCATTAAGTGGAAAGCCTGTTGTTGATCTGGCAGAACCAGTTCGCAG TGTGGAATGCAAGCATGTCTATGAAAAGAATGCAATCATGCTCTACATACGGTCCAAGAATGCACGAGCTAAATGCCCTGTAGCAG GTTGCCCTAAGATGTTGCAGGCGCAAAAAGTGCTGTGTGACCCATTGTTGCTTATTGAAATTGACGAGATGCGCACAATGAGTAAGCAAACTGCTAGGACTGACGTGATAGAAGATTGTACAGAGCTTGATGAAGAAGGGTGTGACTAA